One region of Zingiber officinale cultivar Zhangliang chromosome 7B, Zo_v1.1, whole genome shotgun sequence genomic DNA includes:
- the LOC122005985 gene encoding V-type proton ATPase subunit G-like has product MDTSRRQTGIQQLLAAEQEAQHIVNEARNGKTARLKQAKEEAEKEIAGYRAQMEAEFQRKLAQSSGDSGANVKRLEQETEEKIHHLSSQSADISDDVVQMLLKHVTTVKN; this is encoded by the exons ATGGATACTAGCAGGCGTCAAACTGGAATTCAGCAATTATTGGCTGCAGAGCAGGAAGCACAGCACATTGTCAATGAGGCCAGAAATG GTAAAACTGCAAGGCTGAAGCAAGCTAAagaagaagcagagaaagagatTGCTGGATATCGCGCCCAAATGGAAGCCGAGTTCCAGAGGAAGCTTGCTCAG AGCAGTGGAGATTCTGGAGCCAATGTTAAGCGCCTGGAACAAGAAACTGAAGAGAAGATCCACCACCTAAGTTCACAGTCTGCAGATATTTCGGATGATGTGGTTCAAATGCTTTTGAAGCATGTCACAACCGTGAAGAACTAG